The Mercenaria mercenaria strain notata chromosome 6, MADL_Memer_1, whole genome shotgun sequence genome contains the following window.
aatgtaaacaagccGATTTGTGCTGAACATTAAACATCCAATTAtgtagttatatataaatatatctacaGGAGCGTATCTGTCCATGACAATATACTAAAAATCTGTCGACCCAGTTGTTATCACTACCACTGAGCAGCCCGGCGACAGTGGCGCCCAACTTCACGTCAAAGCAGACAAGATACATCATGGATGAGTACATAGCACATCAAGTGACTGAGATGTAGGACCATCCTACCACCGTTGGCAGTGTGTTTCAAACAGACATCTGATCAGTGAAGGTTTCGTGAGTGCACTCGCTTTAGATTTATCATAAGGCCTTAAAATCTGTAAAGTATATGCGCAAACTTTTTCACTAGTGTTCATACACAACAAACTATGCATCACTCCGGGAGCTGTCCAAAGGAACATTTCATTCTGAGGATCATCCATCCAATTTCCAAGGAGACTGAACTGTGCACACTCATtgcagaactgaaaaataaaaatatataagtgttataatatatttataatacataTTATTATTGTGATTGATTTAActgtatacattttttgtatattctATGTGTATTTTTTGTAAGTGTGTCATGATAGTTTGAGTGTTTTCAgcaaagtacatttaaatttttgtgCAAGGACCACCCAGTATACACACTTTGCAATTAACCCCTGCATGAAAATGCATAAGCAACACTAACACTGGCCATCCCCAATACAGTATAAAAGGTGAATATCTAGCATAGACAGTTAGCTTAGAGAAGTAGAGTATCTGGTTATTTTGTTTACTGGTGTTCAGCTAGCGAAGTAttcattcagatcaactttcagcAAACATTAATACTGCTAAGAATTACCACACATATTTTGTTCATCTTatgcaaataatttgaaaaaaaaattgctatcACATTTGACAAATTTGGAgatattttatcttcaaaagtgcCAAAATAAGTACTACATAAAAAGTATAGATACATGATGCTTTGAAAAGTTTCAAGGTTtcatgaaactgaaaacaaactgcAGCTGCATCGCGCGTCGTGGTATTTAGTTAACGCGTTTACTGAAAGAATAATTTTACAGGTAATTTGTGAAACACAGTTTTACAATACATCTGTAAAATAGAGCGTTATCGGTATTGATTTCTATCTAGTTACACACTAGCAACATAAATATCGTTTCGCTGACCGCGGACAGTGGTAATTTTGACCACTATAAGAAAATAGCGTACATGTACCAATAGTGATCGTAGCTCAGCGGATAGCGCGTTGGACATCAGATCGCATAGTTGCGGGTTCGATCCTCGctgggagcaaaattttttttcttattttttttgaaaagaatcttatttatactttgaaataatgtattaATTAAAGGTATATACCCAATATTATTGAAAAGTGAAATACCACAAGAAACGTTATAAAAAGTATTCGAGTCGGGTACATGAAATATAGCTATATATATATTGCACAACTGAATTGaataaaattgtgaaataaaaagtcTACACTGCAAAAGGGGAAATTGATAAGAAAAGTTTGTGAGATAACCAGGCAAAATAGAATAACAAATTAAATAGTTTATTGATAGAACAACTTGAAAGCGAAATACTACTTAACAAAATATACTTAATGCATTGGTAGTGCATAGATAGTGTGAATTGTCTAGGTGGATATAAGAGTATAGTGCAATTTTGCAATAatagaataatttgaataattcttcACAGGTGAATTGAAAGTGATTATGTGAAGTGAAGTACTGTGATTTGTTGAACTACTACAttgaaaatacttcattattGAATGAATTGTGTGAATTGCTGAAGTGaatataagtgaaaaaaaaaaaagtcagtttgTTATTTCACATAGTGTGAAGTGAAGTACTACATTGAAAAATTCTTCACTTGTGAAAAGGGTGTGAATTTTGAAGTGAAAAGTAAATTTATGAAATTGATGAAGTGATATGCTGTGAAGTGAgaatttttatatatgaaaagagTGTGAATTGTTGAAATAAAAGTGAAAAGAATATAGGTGAAAGTGAATTGATGAAGTCATATACTGTGAAGTGAGATACTTCATATGTGAAAGAGTGTGAACTGTTGAATTAGATGTGAAGTAAGTTAGTGAAAGGAAGTACTGTGAAGAATAATACTAAATTGAAGAATTCTTCATATCTATTGAAGAATACCGGAAGTGAATTCTTCATAGATTGATAGTGAAAAGTAATAATACAAGTTAATACAGTGCAGTAGAAACATAGattgaatattgaatataaagcAATGAACTGAACAGAGAAATAAGAAAATACAACTTAGTGAAAGAAGTTGCAAGCTTTTATCATTGTTGTGacagtatttaaagaaaaaaatggaagGTTCTAAATCTGAAAGGGAGTGCAGAAAATTAAGAAGGGATGCTATAAGAGAGCAATTACTAGAAAGAAATGAACAGGAAGATAGATTTCCTGCAGATAGTTATAGAACAAATACAGTAGAAGGTGGTGATAGAGATAGACATGAAAATGGCAATAGAAGATTACAGTCAGTTGATAGAAATGTTCAAGAATATAGAATGATAGACAGTAGTACTGAACAAAATAGAATACAAAATAGCATTCCACAAAGCCATTTGGAATCGAGACTTCCTAACGATGAATATAGATACAGAGGGATCGTGCAAGGGAGAGTAAACATGAATACAGGAAGAGAAACTATATATTCAGACGAAAGGCTAGCAGCAAGGAGAAAAAGTGTATCATTTGAAATGGACACACAGAATGTCGGTGATGATCAAACAGATATACTTCGAGATGAATTTCAGATACAGGATATTGATGATGAGAGCATAGACTTGTCAAAAGAAATGATGGATCTAGACAAGAAGCTGGAtcttttgaaaaaggaaaatgCTGACTTGTTAAGCCAAAATAGCACCCTCACAAGTAACAAGGGTTTAGAAGCAGGAATACATAGTGACTATTCCAAGACGGGTTCGTCAAGAAATACTGATACATATAAAGTAACAAGGAAAGATCCTTCACATGAAGAGTGTGATTACCGTGAAAGTATTGAAAGCGGAGTGCAAAATAGAGACATAAACGAAAACACAAACTTGAAGAAAGTTTCAGATAGAACAAGTATGTTTAATACAAGCAGTGCTACATATAAAGATAAAGTGCCAGATAGAGACAACACATATGACAAAAATAGATATAGTCAAAGCAATAGACAAAGTACAAGCCAGTATGCTGCTGCTGAAAATAAGTGTTATGAATTTGACATACACGATAGTGTGAAAGACTATGATAGAAGAGATGAAAGGCAACAATATCATTATCGAGATGAAACTGGACAAGGAAGTGGTGTCGATAATAGAGAACACAGATATAGCAACGTCAGCAGTAAACCATATTTTGGAGGAGATACTTATAAAAGTAATGAGAAATATACCACATACTATAGACAGAATAAAGAAGGAAATGTTGTCCCAGATTTAGTAGACATGCATGAACACGGGAATGAATATACAAGACATTACGAGTCTATCAAACTTGATGATTACAGAGGGAATAGAACTGATACAGTTAAGCCCAAGATTGAAGGTCTTAGTGACGCAACATATACCATGATTCCAAatgaatttagaaaatataactatAGAGAACAACAAACAATGGAAGAAGAAAGAGTAAGGTTGGAGACAGAAAGAGAAAGGATACTCTTACAAAGATTATACGAGCAAAACAGACAAATAGAGTACCAGACAGAAATCAAAGAACAAGAAGAAAGGCAGATAGCAGAAAGAGTTCGTAGATTGCAAATAGCAAAGGACGAATTGAATCAGAAGAGAGTTGAAAGAGAAAGACTTGAAAAGGAAATTCAGAAAAAGGTGGAGCTCGAAAGGCTTAGAACACAGAAGATTTTGTTACTAAAGGGCCAGGAAGAAGAATTATCAGACAAACGTAGAGCAGATACAGATAGAAAAGAATATATTCAGGATAACACAGCGAGTCAAGTCAGACAATTTCCAACATTAGACAGAAACATTAACCAAAGTGGGTTTGGAAAACCAAAAATTCCTTCATTTGATGGAAGTGACTTCAAAGTTTGGAAGATAGAGGTCGAATGCATTATTAAGAGTAGACTATATCCAGAGTATTTGATTGCTCAGACAATGAGAAATTCACTGAAGGGTCAGACTAGAAAAGTTCTTCTGACAATAGATCCAATGGCTGATTCTACAGTAATACTGAAGAAACTAGAAGATATATATGGCACTACACAGACTGAAGATTCAATCATGCAGGATTTCTTCAATGCTAAGCAAGAAGACAAAGAGACCACATCTGACTGGGCTTTAAGATTAGAAACGATTATGCAGTTGGCAGTAGAGACCGGTGAAATAcctgaaagaaaaaagaatgcCTTATTGAAACAAAGATTTTGGAAGGGTTTAAAAAGTGAAAAGCTCCGAAATAATACGAGAGTAACTTACGAATCTGACTCAACATTCGAAGTGTTACGGAAGAAAGCTAGAGTTGAAGAAGATGAAATAAAACGAACGTCAGCTGATGCAAGAAGTATGAAGCCAGTCAACACACAGAATACAGAACTAGATACTAACAAAGAAATACAAACTGGTCAGAAAGATGAAATACAATTACAACAACAGAATATGAAATCAGCTTCATATTACATGGACAAACAAATGAACATGATGCAATCACTGATGGATAAAATGAAAGAGCTGGAAAAGGAGATAGTTAAcatgaagaaagaaaacaaagaGCACGAAAGATCTGAGATCCCGAGTAACCAAGACACACAACGAGGCTATTCATATAGAGGAAGAGGAAGATATCAACGGGGATATAGACCATACTATAACCAGTACTATGGTCCACCAAGAAATAAATCATACAGAGACTACTATGACAGTAGAAGTCATAGATACAACGGTCCACCCCAAAGGAAAGATGAAGAGTCCAGTGATGCTTCAAAAGATGCCAAACAACCAAACAAGAATCCAGAACCCAAGAACGacaatttaaacaaatagatGCTTCCATCGCAGGGCATGATGTGAGCAGTAAAGATCAAAATTGCCCTAAACGTACCATCTTAGACAGACTTGTTGGGTCGTCCAATGAAACAACAATCCAAATTGAAGGCGTTacatcaaaagctttaatagacaGTGGTTCCATGGTCAGTTCCATTTCTAAAACGTTTTACGACAAATTACCCAGCAAACCTGTTCTACACAGTTTAGAAGACTTCGAATTGGAGGTTAAAACCGCAAATGGAACACTTGTAAATTACCTTGGGTATATCGAAGCTACAATAGAAAGCAAAACATTTTCACATGGCTCGGTTACAACTCTGTTTCTGGTAGTACCTACAACCGAATACCATCATAATGTCCCTGTGTTGATAGGAACAAACGTTATACGGGAACtcaaagaaaacaatattgaAGCAGAAGATACACCAGACGTATGGAAGTCAGCATTTATGTCAGTTGGTTCTGCATCAGTTGGTATCGTAACATCTACGCAACCAGTTACACTCAAGCCGATGGAAAGTAGAACAATAAGTGGGTTTGTACGCAAAACAAGAAATGTTGATGCAGCCGTCACTGAACCTATAGAAGACAACTTTCAACAGAAGTCCATAGTCTGTCCTCGTGTTGTACAACTCACGAACTCAGGAAAGACCGCACGAGTTCCAGTCAGAATATGTAATATATCAGCAAAGATTCTTAAACTTCCAGCTAAATCTGAAATCTGTCAACTGAATGAAGTAAAAATTATTAGACACGCAGACATTGGCAGTGATACATCAGAAcctgaaaaagaaaacgaaagcAACATTAGTGAAAACTTCTTACCTGATCTCAAAGACCATCCAGTGTCACATCAGCAGACTGtacctgaaaaagaaaaagaaaacacattaAATGATGAATACAATATCAAACAAGCTTATGGTGTAGACATAGAAGAATCGGAACTttcaactcaacaaaaacaaaaagttgaCAATCTCTTCAATAAATGGAAATCAGTCTTTCCGAAAGGTCCGCATAATCTTGGACATACTACAGCTGTCCGTCACAAAATCGAGCTAACAGATAATACCCCGTTCAAGGAACCTTATAGACGAGTCCCACCAGCAAGTTATAATGAAGTCCGAGAACATCTTCAAGAAATGTTGAAAATCGGTGCAATACAAGAATCAAATAGTCCTTGGTCCTCGAACGTAGTAATCGTCAAGAAGAAAGATGGAACCATCCGCTTTTGTATCGACTACAGGAAAATTAATTCTCGAACGAAAAAAGACGCATATCCTATTCCCAGAGTTGACGATACACTTCATCTTTTGGCAGGCTCACAATACTTTTCAAAACTCGATTTAAAATCTGGATACTGGCAAGTCGAAATGGAAGAGTCAGATAAAGAGAAGACCGCCTTTCAAGTTTGGGGAATTGGGTTCTACGAATGCAATAGAATGCCATTCGGGCTCTGTAACGCCCCAGCCACATTCCAACGCCTCATGGAACGATGCATGGGTGATCTAAACTTGAGAGACTGCCTAATCTACCTGGACGACATCGTCATTTTCTCCAAAGACATTGACACACACATCAATCGCCTTGATGCCGTATTTCAACGTTTGTCAACAAACAACCTGACAATAAATCCTAAGAAATGCCAATTCTTTAAGGACAGAATTACTTACCTAGGCCATGTAGTTTCAAAACAAGGCATACAGACAGATCCAGAAAAGACTAAAGTCGTCGAAAATTGGCCAACACCAAAATCTGTGaaagaagtgagaaaatttttaGGATTCGTTGGATATTTTAGAAGATTCATCAAGGGATTCGCTGTCATCGCTCGACCATTGAACAACTTGTTGATAGGACATTCACTGAAATCTGATAAACCAtctaaaaagaaaaccaaaagaCAACCATTTGTATGGGGAAAAGAACAACAGTCAGCATTTGAAGAACTGAAAGCCAAGCTGATCAATCCACCAATCCTT
Protein-coding sequences here:
- the LOC128558005 gene encoding reticulocyte-binding protein homolog 2a-like; protein product: MEGSKSERECRKLRRDAIREQLLERNEQEDRFPADSYRTNTVEGGDRDRHENGNRRLQSVDRNVQEYRMIDSSTEQNRIQNSIPQSHLESRLPNDEYRYRGIVQGRVNMNTGRETIYSDERLAARRKSVSFEMDTQNVGDDQTDILRDEFQIQDIDDESIDLSKEMMDLDKKLDLLKKENADLLSQNSTLTSNKGLEAGIHSDYSKTGSSRNTDTYKVTRKDPSHEECDYRESIESGVQNRDINENTNLKKVSDRTSMFNTSSATYKDKVPDRDNTYDKNRYSQSNRQSTSQYAAAENKCYEFDIHDSVKDYDRRDERQQYHYRDETGQGSGVDNREHRYSNVSSKPYFGGDTYKSNEKYTTYYRQNKEGNVVPDLVDMHEHGNEYTRHYESIKLDDYRGNRTDTVKPKIEGLSDATYTMIPNEFRKYNYREQQTMEEERVRLETERERILLQRLYEQNRQIEYQTEIKEQEERQIAERVRRLQIAKDELNQKRVERERLEKEIQKKVELERLRTQKILLLKGQEEELSDKRRADTDRKEYIQDNTASQVRQFPTLDRNINQSGFGKPKIPSFDGSDFKVWKIEVECIIKSRLYPEYLIAQTMRNSLKGQTRKVLLTIDPMADSTVILKKLEDIYGTTQTEDSIMQDFFNAKQEDKETTSDWALRLETIMQLAVETGEIPERKKNALLKQRFWKGLKSEKLRNNTRVTYESDSTFEVLRKKARVEEDEIKRTSADARSMKPVNTQNTELDTNKEIQTGQKDEIQLQQQNMKSASYYMDKQMNMMQSLMDKMKELEKEIVNMKKENKEHERSEIPSNQDTQRGYSYRGRGRYQRGYRPYYNQYYGPPRNKSYRDYYDSRSHRYNGPPQRKDEESSDASKDAKQPNKNPEPKNDNLNK